Proteins found in one uncultured Desulfuromonas sp. genomic segment:
- the metF gene encoding methylenetetrahydrofolate reductase [NAD(P)H]: MLMKEILDQGRISLSFEFFPPKTPVGWERLFDNIAELAPLAPSSVSVTYGAGGSTRSQTHDLVLRIHNEIGVTVVPHQTCVAATRDDVATILAEYEQNGIENVLALRGDPPLDDPGWTPPADGFEHAIDLVTFIRARFPGFSIGVAGFPEGHPEMPNRLQEIDYLKQKVDAGADYIVTQLFFDNRDFYDFCDRCRLAGIDVPIIAGIMPLRNRKGMMRMAELAAGARFPAPLLRRVTQAQSEEAVEQVGIDWAIEQVKDLVAHQVSGIHFYTLNSATATSEIFSRLGLR, translated from the coding sequence TGAAGGAGATTCTCGACCAGGGACGGATCTCATTGAGTTTCGAATTTTTTCCACCCAAAACACCTGTTGGTTGGGAGCGGTTATTTGACAATATTGCCGAGCTGGCTCCATTGGCCCCCTCGTCGGTCAGTGTGACCTACGGAGCCGGTGGATCTACCCGGAGTCAGACCCATGATCTGGTGTTGCGGATTCATAACGAAATTGGGGTTACTGTCGTACCGCATCAGACATGCGTGGCGGCAACGCGCGATGATGTTGCGACAATACTCGCCGAATATGAGCAGAACGGCATCGAAAATGTGTTGGCTTTGCGTGGTGATCCACCACTGGATGATCCCGGTTGGACCCCTCCCGCGGATGGTTTTGAGCACGCTATTGACCTTGTAACGTTTATACGTGCGCGGTTTCCGGGCTTCAGCATTGGAGTCGCCGGTTTTCCCGAAGGCCATCCTGAAATGCCCAACCGTTTGCAGGAAATTGATTATCTTAAACAGAAAGTGGATGCTGGCGCGGACTACATTGTCACTCAGCTCTTTTTTGATAATCGAGACTTTTATGACTTTTGTGACCGCTGTCGTTTGGCTGGGATAGATGTACCGATTATCGCCGGTATCATGCCGTTGCGGAATCGTAAAGGGATGATGCGCATGGCCGAACTGGCTGCCGGGGCACGTTTCCCGGCACCTCTATTGCGTCGGGTTACTCAAGCGCAGAGTGAAGAAGCTGTTGAACAGGTTGGCATCGACTGGGCCATTGAACAGGTTAAAGACCTTGTTGCCCATCAGGTCAGTGGTATTCATTTCTATACGCTGAACAGTGCTACTGCGACCAGTGAGATTTTTTCACGATTGGGCTTACGCTAG
- a CDS encoding molybdopterin-binding protein: MKLSARNNLKGTIKDIILGQVNAEIILELPGGEVITSIISKDAAEALGLSKGKTAYAIIKASAVVLGTDD, translated from the coding sequence ATGAAACTGAGCGCGCGCAACAACCTGAAAGGCACAATCAAAGACATTATTCTCGGCCAAGTCAACGCGGAAATCATTCTGGAACTGCCCGGCGGAGAGGTAATCACCTCAATTATTTCAAAAGATGCCGCCGAAGCTCTGGGCCTCAGCAAAGGCAAAACGGCTTATGCCATCATTAAAGCGTCTGCCGTTGTCCTGGGGACGGATGACTGA